Proteins from one Parasteatoda tepidariorum isolate YZ-2023 chromosome 4, CAS_Ptep_4.0, whole genome shotgun sequence genomic window:
- the LOC107455595 gene encoding leucine-rich repeats and immunoglobulin-like domains protein 1: MKLQICCILASIILVKGQMVQLSVEAQASYVNFTCPSKRAIRPCQCTVVPDIPTVQCGGVRSLKTIRAALKGWLRNDPIPYLQIVDARFVGLPSRAFVSVNVSRLEIRDSNLRWVASDAFNGLHSLMILILHNVKLMTFPSESLSHLSSLVSLQLPRNRLSSISYHHLRSANKLKLLSLAENRLTFVERDSFPTTLVSLTLSKNYLRSLNKSVRNLPRLESLSIDDNRLIDVEGELDGLYSLKYLNLARNMIRNLGVSLRQLRNLEFLDLQYNSLHEIGTSLKHLSNLKSLNLSKNRLVHLNAIDFNKLSKLKHLDLAGNSIVFISEAFHPLLSLETLDLSQNLMRNFTFDDVRLLSKLKVLDLNDNRLEYLISGYSSNILQTERLFFARNKIISLGEFLRHFVCLESIDLSFNQLRILKTLDYTVSNNMEYISVSGNPLICDEEQMSVYHELRNRNIEVDGQPQCNIDVMHL; encoded by the exons ATGAAATTGCAGATCTGCTGCATTCTCGCCTCGATTATCCTGGTGAAAGGACAAATGGTTCAACTCAGTGTGGAAGCCCAAGCTTCATATGTAAATTTCACCTGCCCGTCAAAGCGGGCAATACGACCTTGTCAGTGCACGGTTGTTCCTGATATTCCTACTGTACAATGCGGTGGTGTTCGAAGTTTGAAAACCATTCGTGCTGCTCTAAAGGGATGGTTAAGAAATGATCCTATCCCGTACTTACAAATTGTGGATGCACGGTTTGTTGGGCTACCATCAAGAGCTTTTGTTTCCGTGAACGTTTCACGTCTTGAGATAAGAGACTCGAATTTGAGGTGGGTAGCTAGCGATGCATTCAACGGCTTACATTCACTCATGATATTGATCTTACATAACGTAAAACTTATGACTTTTCCTTCGGAATCCCTGAGTCACCTATCATCGCTTGTTAGCTTACAATTGCCAAGAAATAGACTCTCGAGTATATCATATCATCATCTGAGAAGTgccaataaattgaaattactttctCTGGCTGAAAATAGATTGACGTTTGTGGAGAGAGACTCTTTTCCCACCACTCTTGTTTCCCTGACGCTTTCAAAGAATTATTTGAGGTCTTTGAACAAGTCTGTTAGAAATTTGCCAAGACTTGAGTCACTGTCTATAGATGACAATCGATTAATTGATGTAGAAGGGGAGCTTGATGGTCTTTACAGTTTGAAATACTTGAATCTAGCTAGAAATATGATACGCAATTTAGGAGTTTCTTTACGACAGTtgagaaatttagaatttcttgaTTTGCAGTATAATTCACTTCATGAAATAGGAAcctctttaaaacatttatcgaATCTTAAAAGTCTGAACCTCTCAAAAAATCGATTGGTTCATTTGAATGcgattgattttaataaactttcaaaactcaaaCATTTAGATTTAGCTGGAAATAGTATTGTATTTATCAGTGAAGCTTTTCACCCACTATTGAGCTTAGAAACACTAGATTTATCACAGAATCTTATGCGAAATTTCACTTTTGATGACGTCAGACTTTTATCTAAGCTAAAAGTGCTGGACCTAAATGACAACAGACTGGAATACTTAATTTCTGGTTATAgctcaaatattttacaaacagaAAGGCTGTTTTTTgccagaaataaaataattagtttgggtgagtttttaagacattttgtGTGCCTAGAAAGTATTGATTTAAGCTTTAACCAACTACGGATACTAAAAACTCTGGATTACACAGTTTCAAATAACATGGAGTACATTTCTGTATCAG gcAATCCTTTGATTTGTGATGAAGAACAAATGTCTGTGTATCATGAATTACGAAATAGGAATATAGAAGTTGATGGTCAACCACAATGTAACATTGACGTCATGCACTTGTAG